Proteins encoded in a region of the Synergistaceae bacterium genome:
- the ftsY gene encoding signal recognition particle-docking protein FtsY yields the protein MAIFSKLREGLKSVKAKWSSGIAKLFSSKKFDDSFWDSLEENLISGDTGLEFTEEIIDFLKAESKNKNVKTPADLQKIFVDKITQELDSVPGMGKSFNPAKKPLVLLMIGVNGSGKTTSAGKLASMYKKQGKSVIMAAADTFRAAAVEQLKIWGERSGVRVIAQGQGSDPAAVAFDAFKAAESSNTDILIVDTAGRLHDKHNLMEELRKIHRVLLREAGQERLETVLVLDSVLGQNSVAQAETFNAIIPVSAIILTKYDNTSKGGVVISIARKLRVPVRYIGLGEGADDLNNFDTAEFANALMEI from the coding sequence ATGGCGATATTCTCAAAATTGCGCGAGGGTCTCAAAAGCGTTAAAGCAAAATGGAGCAGCGGAATAGCAAAATTATTCTCCTCTAAAAAATTTGATGACTCTTTCTGGGACTCTCTCGAGGAAAATTTAATTTCAGGCGATACAGGACTCGAATTTACAGAAGAAATTATTGACTTCCTCAAGGCCGAGTCAAAGAATAAAAACGTGAAGACACCTGCTGACCTGCAAAAAATTTTTGTTGACAAGATTACTCAAGAGCTTGACTCAGTTCCGGGAATGGGCAAAAGTTTTAATCCCGCGAAAAAGCCTTTAGTTTTGCTCATGATAGGAGTCAACGGCAGCGGAAAAACTACCAGCGCAGGAAAATTAGCTTCAATGTACAAGAAACAGGGTAAAAGCGTAATAATGGCCGCAGCAGATACTTTCAGAGCAGCAGCAGTCGAGCAGTTAAAAATTTGGGGTGAACGTTCCGGCGTTAGAGTCATTGCACAAGGTCAGGGGAGCGACCCCGCAGCAGTTGCATTTGACGCATTCAAGGCCGCAGAGAGTTCAAATACTGATATATTAATCGTCGATACAGCCGGGCGTTTGCATGATAAACATAATTTAATGGAAGAATTACGCAAGATTCACCGCGTTTTATTGCGTGAGGCAGGGCAGGAGCGACTCGAAACTGTTTTAGTGCTTGACTCTGTGCTCGGTCAAAATTCTGTAGCTCAGGCAGAAACTTTTAATGCGATTATCCCCGTATCAGCGATTATATTAACGAAATATGACAACACGTCTAAAGGCGGAGTCGTTATCTCGATTGCTAGAAAATTGCGCGTTCCAGTGCGTTATATCGGGCTGGGTGAAGGTGCTGACGACTTGAATAATTTTGACACGGCAGAATTTGCTAATGCCCTTATGGAAATATAA